GGATGAGCGCCTCGGCCCGCTGGCGGATCGAGCGCCCGTGCAGGTACGCGACCCCGTGCTCGGTGACGACGTAGTGCACCGAGCCGCGCGAGGTCACGACCCCCGCGCCGGGGCTCAGCATGGGCGTGATGCGGGAGACGCCGTCGTTCTTCGCGGTGGACGGGATGGCGATGATCGGCTTTCCCCCCTTCGCGAACGACGACCCGCGGATGAAATCGACCTGCCCCCCGATCCCGCTGTAGAGGTAGGTCCCCAGCGAGTCGGCCGCGATCTGGCCCGTCAGGTCGATCTGGAGCGCCGAGTTGACGGCGACCATCCGATCGTTGCGGGCGATCAGAGCCGGGCTGTTCGTGTACGCGGCGGGGTGGAACTCGAACATCGGGTTCCTGTCGACGAAGTCGAAGAGCTTCCGCGACCCGAGCACGAACCCTAGGATGATCTTCCTCGGGTGCAGCGTCTTCAGACGGCCGTTGACGACCCCCGACTCGATGAGCGGGATGACGTTGTCCGAGAGCATCTCGGTGTGGATCCCGAGATCCTGCCGGTCCTTGAGGTGCAGCAGGACCGCGTCGGGGATGCCGCCGATGCCGAGTTGGAGCGTCGCGCCGTCGGGGATGAGCGTGGCGACGTTCCGCGCGATCGCGAGGTGCAGATCCTGGATCTCGGTCTTCGGCAGCTCGCACAGGGGCTGAGTCGCCTCGACGAAGGCGTCGATGTCGCTCACGTGGATGTAGCTGTCTCCGAGAGTCCGGGGCATCCGCTCGTTCACCTGGGCGACGACGAGCTTCGCCATCCGCGCGGCGGTGAGCGTGGTGTCGACGCCGACGCCGAACGAGCAGAAGCCGTGGTCGTCCGGCGGCGAGACCTGCACCAGCGCGACGTCGAGCGGCATCTCGCCGCTCTCGAAGAGGCTCTCGATCTCGCTGAGGAAGATCGGCGTGTAGTCGGCGCGGCCGTCGTTCACCGCCTCGCGGACGTTGCCGCCGATGAACATCGCGTTGTGGCGGAAGTGGCCGCGCATCTCGGGCTGGATGTAGGGCGCCCGCCCGAGCGTGAGGAGGTGGACGATCTCGACGTCGTGGACCGCCGGGTCCCGTTTCATCAGCGCGTCCACGAGGGCCTCGGGCTCGGCGCACCCCGGGTGGATGTAGACGCGCATTCCCGACTGCACGCACCGGAGCGCTTCGTCGGCGGTCGTCACCTTTCGCGTGTAGTCGTCGGTCCAGCTCATGGGGTCTCCCTCTCGTCCGCGGAGCTGGCTCGCCGGCTCGGCCCGCGATCCAACTGTTCGCAAATGAGGTGCCACGGCGCTCGGATGGGCGCGCGAGGGTAAGTGTATCGCGCGCATCGGGTTGGCCCGGAATCAGCCGTCGCGCGGCGGCGGGCGGCCCGCCCGCGGGAGCGCCACTCGGCGCGTGGCGGCGCGCCTTCGCACAGCCGGGAGATCCGCGGCCGCTAGAGCAGCGACGCCGGGTCGACGTCGACGATGAGGTCGCGCGTCCCGCCGGGCGCCTTCGACAGCGCCTCGACCGCCTCGTTGAGCGCCGCGGAGAGGCGGCGCCGATCGGCCGCGCGCACCATGATCTGGAAGCGATACCGCCCCTTCAGCTTCGCGAGCGGAGCGATCGCCGGGCCCGTCACGCGCAGGTCGTCGCCCCCCGCCCGCCGGATCGCCGCGGCCGCCTCGGCGGCGCGCCGCTGCGCCGTCGTGATCGACGCGGCCGAGGCGATCACGTTGGCCATGGCGGTAAAGGGGGGATATCCCATCAGCTTCCGGTACCGGCTCTCCTTCAGGTAGAAGCCGGCGAAGTCCTGCCGCGCCGCGGCCTGGATGGCGTAGTGATCCGGCCGGTACGCCTGGATCACCACCTCCCCCGGCCGATCGCCGCGCCCGGCCCGCCCCGCGACCTGGGTGAGGACCTGGAAGGTCCTCTCGGCCGCCCGGAAGTCGGGGAACCCGAGCGAGAAGTCGGCGCTGACCACGCCGACGAACGTCACGTTCGGGAAGTCGTGCCCCTTCGCCACGAGCTGGGTCCCGACCAGGATGTCGTGGGCGCCGCGCTCGAAGGCCTCGAGGATCCGCCCCGGCGCGCCGCGCCCTCGCGCGACGTCCCGGTCGAGGCGCGCCACCCTCGCCTCTGGAAAGATCTGGCGGATCTCGTCGTAGAGCTTCTCCGTCCCGGTCCCCGCGAGCGTGAGCCTGTCCGCCCCGCACGACGGGCACGCGCCGGGGAGCCCCCGCTGATATCCGCAGTAGTGGCAGAGGAGCCGGCGATCCGCCCGGTGCCAGGTCAGCGCGATCGTGCAGCGGCGGCACTTCACGTTCTCCCCGCACTTCCGGCAGAGGACCGAGGGGGCCCAGCCGCGACGGTTCAGGAAGACGATCGACTGCTCCCCGCGCGCCAGCCGCTCCCGGAGCGCGTCGCGCACCCTGCGCGAGAGAGGCTCGTCCCCTCCGATCGCCTCGTCCTCGATCCGCATGTCGACCAGCTCGACGACCGGGAGGGGCCGGGCCTCGATGCGCTCCGCGAGCGTGAGGAGCGTGAGGCGGTGGGTCTCGGCGAGACGGTACGACTCCATCGACGGCGTCGCCGAGCCGAGCAGGGCGCACGCCCCCTCCTTCTGCGCGCGGACGAGGGCGAGGTCCCGCGCGTTGTAGCGCGGATCCGACTCCTGCTTGAACGAGGAGTCCTGCTCCTCGTCCACGACGATGAGCCCGACCGACCCGAGGGGGGACAGGAGGGCGGAGCGCGGGCCGAGGGCCACGCGCGCCTCCCCGGACCGGGCGCGCCGCCACTCGGTCGCCCGCTCGCCGGGGGTGAGCGACGAGTGCAGCAGCGCAAAGGCGGCCCCGAATCGCGCCCGGAGCGTCCGGGCGAGGAGGGGCGTCAGCGAGATCTCCGGGACGAGGTAGATCGCGGAGCGGCCGGCGCCGAGCGCCCCCTCGATCGATCGGAGGTAGACCTCGGTCTTTCCGCTCCCCGTGGGACCGACGAGGAGGAAGCCTGCGTACGCCCCCCGCGCAACCCCCGCGGCGACCGCGCTCACCGCCGCCGTCTGCTCGGCGGTCGGGACGGGGGGGACGGCCGGCGCGGCGGGCTCGAGAATCCCGGGGGCCCGCGTGCCGGCCCGCCTCCCGGACTTCACGCTCCCGCGCCGCCGAAGTCCGGCCAGCGCCGCGCCGACGTCGCCGAGCGCGTTCCGCAGCTCTGCGGCCGTCATCGGACCGGCCGCCGAGGCGAGCGCCTCGATCACGCCGCGCTGGCGCGGCGCCCGCGCGCTCGCCGCCAGGGCCCGCTCGATCGGGACCGCCAGAGAGAAGACCGACTCGGTGGCCGGCGACTCGAGCGCGCGCGGCCCGCCGCCGTCCTTCCCGCGCGCGGACTTCGAGGGCGGGAGGGCCGCCGTGAGGATCGGCCCCGGCGCGGTGACGTAGTACTTCGCGGCCCACACCATCGTCTGGAGAAGGGGCTCCGGGATCACCGGCTCCGCGTCGGGGAGCGCCACGACGTCCTTGAGGCGCGCCTCGTCGATCCCCGCCGTCTCCGAGACGGAGACGATCACCCCGGCCATCGTCCGGCGCCCGAAGGGGACGACGGCGCGGCAGCCGGGGAGGGGGCGATTCTCCATCCCGCCGGGAACCCGGTACGTGAAGAGGGTGCGCACGGGGACCGCGAGCGCGATCGAGACGAACAGGCTCTGGTACGATGCGGGGGTGATCGATCCTCCGTCCCTGTCGCGATTCACGATCGTCCTCTGGCGCCCGAAGAGCCCCGGCAACGTCGGCTCCGTCGCACGGGCGATGAAGAACATGGGGTTCTCCCGCCTGCGGATCGCCGACCCGATGCGCTACGACGATCCGTCGCACTTCGACGTCGAATCGTCACGAATGGCCTGGTCCGCCAAAGACGTCGTCGCGGCCCGGGAGGAGGCGGCCTCCATCGAGGAGGCCGTGGCCGACGCCGTCCTCGTCGCGGGGACGACCTCCGCCCCTCCGGACGGCCACTCCGTCCTCACGCCGAAGGAGCTCGCACCCCGCCTCCTCGCGGCCACGGCGGCGGGGCCGGTCGCTCTCCTCTTCGGGCAGGAGGACATCGGCCTCACCCGGGAGGCGATGGCCCGCTGCCAGATCCTCGGCTCGATTCCGTCCTCCCCCGCGTACGCGTCGCTCAACCTCGCGCAGGCGGCCCTCCTCTTCATGTACGAGATCCGCATGGCCGCGACCGAGGCGCTCGGGCCCGCCGATCCGCCCCCCGGCGCCGGCGCCGGCGCCGGCGGGAACGATCCCCCGTCGCAGGAGGAACTGGAGGGTTTCTACGGTCGGCTGCACTCCCTGCTGGACTCTGCCGGCTTCTTCGAGGGGACGGCGAAGGAGCACATGGTGCGGGAGCTGCGAAGGGTTTTCAATCGCGCCCTCCTCACCCGCCGGGAGATCCGGATATTCGAGGGGGTCGTGCACGCGCTCAGCCGCGATCGCTCTCGCCCGCGAGGAGGGCCATGACCTGCTGCATGTCGCGCCAGACGTCCTTCTTCTTGTCGGGGCTCCGCAGCAGGTAGGCGGGGTGGAACGTGGGCATGACGGGGATCCCGCGGAACTCGCGGAACGTCCCCCGGATCTTCGTGATCCCCCCCGTCGCCCCCAGCAGGGCCGCGACCGCCACGGCGCCGAGGCACACGATCGCCGACGGCGCGATGATCTCGATCTGCTTCTCGAGGAACCCGAGGCACGCCCCGATCTCGTCGGGCTCCGGGGTGCGGTTCTGAGGCGGACGGCACTTGACGACGTTCGCGATGTAGACCTGATCGCGCGTGAACTTCATCGCGGTGATGATGTCGGTCAGAAGCTGCCCCGCCCGCCCGACGAACGGGATCCCCTGGAGGTCCTCGTCGTGCCCGGGCCCCTCCCCCACGAACATCAGGCGCGCCTCGGGGCTTCCGACGCCGAAGACGATGTTCGTCCTCTGCTCGCAGAGGCGGCAGCGGCGGCACTCGCCGATCTCCTTCTCGCGAAGCTCGGTGAGGGCCGTGGCCCGCGGCGACGTGGACGCCGGCCCGGCGGCCTTCGAGACGGGAGCCCGTGGCGCCTCGGACCTCTCGGGTTTGGCGGACATCTGGGGTTTGGCTTGCGCGGGCGCGGCGCCCGGAGTCGCCCTCAGCTCTCGCACACCCATCTCGCGCAGGAATCGCAGGTGCTCGACGAGATCGCCGACGGGATCCCGCGCCGGAGGATCGCTTTCGCGGGGACTCACGCCGCGAGCCTCTCCTCGATGAGGTCCAGGAGGCGCTCGGCGATGTCGGCCTTCGGCGACGGCCCGAGGCGCGTCTCGCCCCCCTCGCGGTCGAGGACGACGACGCTGAGATCGTCGGCGCCGAACGCGGCCCCCCCGGAGACGTCGTTCGCCACGATCATGTCGAGGTTCTTCTCGACGAGCTTGCGCCGCGCGTTGGCGACGAGGTCGCCGGTCTCGGCGGCGAAGCCGACGAGGAGCCGCCCTCCCTTGAGGGCCGAGATCTCCTTGAGGATGTCGGGGGTCGGCACGAGCTCCACGGTGCGCGAGGCGGCGGCCTTCTTGATTTTCCCCGGTGCGGGGGTCGCGACCGCGAAGTCGGAGACGGC
This sequence is a window from Acidobacteriota bacterium. Protein-coding genes within it:
- a CDS encoding acetyl-CoA hydrolase/transferase family protein translates to MSWTDDYTRKVTTADEALRCVQSGMRVYIHPGCAEPEALVDALMKRDPAVHDVEIVHLLTLGRAPYIQPEMRGHFRHNAMFIGGNVREAVNDGRADYTPIFLSEIESLFESGEMPLDVALVQVSPPDDHGFCSFGVGVDTTLTAARMAKLVVAQVNERMPRTLGDSYIHVSDIDAFVEATQPLCELPKTEIQDLHLAIARNVATLIPDGATLQLGIGGIPDAVLLHLKDRQDLGIHTEMLSDNVIPLIESGVVNGRLKTLHPRKIILGFVLGSRKLFDFVDRNPMFEFHPAAYTNSPALIARNDRMVAVNSALQIDLTGQIAADSLGTYLYSGIGGQVDFIRGSSFAKGGKPIIAIPSTAKNDGVSRITPMLSPGAGVVTSRGSVHYVVTEHGVAYLHGRSIRQRAEALIQIAHPKFREELFDYCERTRWLSRPAPAGR
- the priA gene encoding primosomal protein N' — protein: MNRDRDGGSITPASYQSLFVSIALAVPVRTLFTYRVPGGMENRPLPGCRAVVPFGRRTMAGVIVSVSETAGIDEARLKDVVALPDAEPVIPEPLLQTMVWAAKYYVTAPGPILTAALPPSKSARGKDGGGPRALESPATESVFSLAVPIERALAASARAPRQRGVIEALASAAGPMTAAELRNALGDVGAALAGLRRRGSVKSGRRAGTRAPGILEPAAPAVPPVPTAEQTAAVSAVAAGVARGAYAGFLLVGPTGSGKTEVYLRSIEGALGAGRSAIYLVPEISLTPLLARTLRARFGAAFALLHSSLTPGERATEWRRARSGEARVALGPRSALLSPLGSVGLIVVDEEQDSSFKQESDPRYNARDLALVRAQKEGACALLGSATPSMESYRLAETHRLTLLTLAERIEARPLPVVELVDMRIEDEAIGGDEPLSRRVRDALRERLARGEQSIVFLNRRGWAPSVLCRKCGENVKCRRCTIALTWHRADRRLLCHYCGYQRGLPGACPSCGADRLTLAGTGTEKLYDEIRQIFPEARVARLDRDVARGRGAPGRILEAFERGAHDILVGTQLVAKGHDFPNVTFVGVVSADFSLGFPDFRAAERTFQVLTQVAGRAGRGDRPGEVVIQAYRPDHYAIQAAARQDFAGFYLKESRYRKLMGYPPFTAMANVIASAASITTAQRRAAEAAAAIRRAGGDDLRVTGPAIAPLAKLKGRYRFQIMVRAADRRRLSAALNEAVEALSKAPGGTRDLIVDVDPASLL
- a CDS encoding RNA methyltransferase: MIDPPSLSRFTIVLWRPKSPGNVGSVARAMKNMGFSRLRIADPMRYDDPSHFDVESSRMAWSAKDVVAAREEAASIEEAVADAVLVAGTTSAPPDGHSVLTPKELAPRLLAATAAGPVALLFGQEDIGLTREAMARCQILGSIPSSPAYASLNLAQAALLFMYEIRMAATEALGPADPPPGAGAGAGGNDPPSQEELEGFYGRLHSLLDSAGFFEGTAKEHMVRELRRVFNRALLTRREIRIFEGVVHALSRDRSRPRGGP
- a CDS encoding uracil-DNA glycosylase — translated: MGVRELRATPGAAPAQAKPQMSAKPERSEAPRAPVSKAAGPASTSPRATALTELREKEIGECRRCRLCEQRTNIVFGVGSPEARLMFVGEGPGHDEDLQGIPFVGRAGQLLTDIITAMKFTRDQVYIANVVKCRPPQNRTPEPDEIGACLGFLEKQIEIIAPSAIVCLGAVAVAALLGATGGITKIRGTFREFRGIPVMPTFHPAYLLRSPDKKKDVWRDMQQVMALLAGESDRG